The sequence CAAcggagctaacaaacaccactaactacTCAAAACAGGAGCCTTTGTCCTAAATAAGAAACCTGTTTTGCTTTTGTTCCCACAGTGCAGTTCTCCAGGGAATGTACTGGCTCTCTCAGCTGGTGCTCAGGGtcccacagtgtttttttttttaagtgtttatattcCCAAAGgtaaattgcattacattgcaAATATTATAGAAGCCTTGCATGCTGATGCATTACCACGTTTGCCTGAAAAGGTTAATATGACAGTTATCAGTATCTGCCCAAAATCACTGATTGGTCCATCTCTAATGCAGATAGATGCTGGATGTCCTAATGTTTGGCTCACACTACAGAATACTTGGGCAGATTTTGAGGAAAGGGCAgcaaccaattgtgctctctcagactctggcagctgaaggcaagcagcatgacccaggatttgAACTGGATTTAGTCTGCTTGACGACCCCTTTCTTTTTGCGAGCAGAAAGCACTCCCGTACACCATGTCTGTTTACAAAATCCTGTAGTGAGGGCCAGAGGCACAAgataacagctttttttttttttacctgatacATTTTCAATTATATTTCTAAAAGATGTTTTACACTTGGCTACTTTTATTTCTGCTCGAGTCTGCTTGAGGGACAACACCTTAACTTAAGTATGGGTTAAAAGCTACTCTGCACAGCTccaggaaaaaaacagaaaatacattcAAATTTGCCCAGTAGGGAAACTCAAGGGCCAGAGTTTTGCAGCACTCTGTGCCACAGAGCCAGAGGCTAGACCTGAACCAGAGGATCATCCAGCAACACTGAACATGAACCATTCTGATGTGTTCTACTGGATTATGGATGCTCACCAAATTCTTTTGAATTGTTTATGAAGTGCAATACACAAAATCTAAATGTAACTTTGTGGAACAGAAAGGACTCGACATACTTTTGGCGGAACAGGTCGTTGACCTCTAGCTGGGTCTCCTCTTCAGTTTGCCCCAGGCCTCTACCCTGAAGCCTCCGGAGCCGCTCTCGAGGGCTGACTGTCAGCAGCAGGACCAGACTGGGCCGGAGCAGGTCAGAGGGCCACTCGTAGATCTCCGAGCCCAGAGCAGGCAGTTTCTCCACAGCTCCGCTCACTGCTGTGGCTATAGCATACGCTGCAGTACTGTGCCAATATCTGAGACAGAAAGAAATTGGGTTCCATATGATCATCTGTTAACTGTACAAATATGAAGGAGCCAATAAATGTAatccaaattacatttaaataatccatgtaataaccAACAGAAAACCAATGCATTTACATAAATCTgcccattcagcctatagcagcCCACTCATACTCATATCATTGATGTCCAGTGAAaaatatgtatctccaaaacagcagagAGAGAATACCATCAATGTAAAAATAACGTATTTCAGTAAACTAAAAgtctacaaaaaaatataaacttgtttttcattggacactgAAGATATCCTGAATGAACAAAGAGACATACAAAAACAGAAAGTgaagaatgtttttatttctacaatttaatccttaattttttttttgttaaattaagtTTAGAATTTAGGCCCTTACACTTTACTTAATTTGAGACTTCAATTTAGGCTTGGTTAAggttcaatttattttttttagacctttaaagtttaattaaagtaaaaatcaTGTTTTAGTCTCTTTAAGTAGGGATGATCCAGACATTTGGCAGCCAAAGTAGTTTGACCAAAATGCCCAAAAAAAAGCTGAGCGAATTacaatgactaatttattttaagtcatactgTCATCTTTCCTCTGCAACAGaggatttttttaaagcagtggCAGAAGCCTACAGTCCACCACATGAACCCCCCTAGCTGCTCAGTGTGCTGTTGTATACAATACAGGGAATGTGGAAGAGAGCCAGCAGGCTCGCAAAAAATGATATGAAAAAAACGTCATTATTGTGTTCAGTGTTAGTTTACTAGTTTCACAAACTAAttgtttttcaacaaaaaaaataacaaaggcTCAGACACTAACAGACCTAAGCTGGCCTTTGCATTGGCTTGTTTACCAAGTCTGGGTGCCATTCTCtgtgtgtaaatttcactcacatgtgatTTGAGTAGGCTACATTTATGATTGTGATAGTCCCACTGAAGTAAATGTGTCACTAGAGTAATGAATGTCATGGTTAGGagagcactgctaaagtaaattaatTTTTAGAACAGTGTTGAAGAAAATGGTTTGTGTGGTTGTTGGAATATCTGCTAAGATGTTCAAAGTTCAGTTTAATTgtttgtgaatatatatttttaatagtagTAGAAATTGCTTTTTCTTTGCCTATTTATGCTATTTATGTATTCTGTggtgaactgctgctgctgatgctgatgtgaagtgatgtggagagagagagcaccatctacccacccagagacagcaaggccaattgtgctctctcacagCTCCGataactgatggcaagctacatgaacaggattcgaactggccatctcctgatcatagtggcagctcctgatctgctggaccactcggagccccagcTCTTAGCCAAAAACTTAATTttgtttgaaaaatatatatatattttggtgcatctcttcttactgagtttactgagtttaaagttttaaaaaacattttacctAGCTCTTAActttagtttttctgtttttggaAGAGCCTCAAGTTCATGCATATCCTTTACGAATATAATAAAACCTTATCTTTCTCCTGACAGCACAAAAGTTTTTTGTTTATAGACAGTATAAACAATACAGTTTCAAACCTGTCCACAATCACGGGTCTCTGTAGTGACTCTCTAGCTATCTGGGCTGCAGTAATGTAGTTCCCCAGAGCGTAGAAGGCCCTACGGATGAGAGGGGGCTCCGAGTCAAAGCGTTGTCTGAAGGCAGCCAGGCACTGGGGAGGAGATTTCAGAAGAGTGGCTCCCAGAGCCTGCTGCAGGCTTTCAGTCAGAGTGGTTTTACCTGAATGGACAGGGGTTGTATAATGGACAGTCAGGCAATTTGACAGGTAGCTACTGTAGAGTTATGCAAAATAAACACTGCTAGGGATTACTGAACACAAACAAAGCGTTGTCTGAGAGGTAATAGCATGATATTTTCCAGTATCTGAAGTATAATGATataatttaagcaataatacacaagaggtaGTGGCAATATTACACATGatagcatgaacctcaagtgtattattgcaattataccacaattccattatatctgtttattgaaagattttgagttaaaaaggacgagaaaatacgatctgtttggttatgaacactctgcgagttaaaatagttccattgctgctctgcttgtagctgcgctgtaagcgctgcattgttgctagattagtgtggtggcctctattttcggccatttcagtcaaaattgtggaaatctaagcttactgtaaataagcgcAAGAGCATTACTttcccaaataaacgttttttaggGTAGAAATCAGTTTAGatcaacattcagtgcttgtttgacttttttttttttagcttccttacattcagcttaaaataccctatattaactggaaaatatataaacgtaagcttttattttaataataacaactcttaacccgATAtttgtggctgataatgtgtgtaataatgcatattttctaatcactgggcttatttatttgtggggccACATCTTTGCCTGcgctgcctattggagacatggcgtttttgcactgtgcctatgggatccagcggctcccattggtgtataatgacatcacatttggtttgcatttggtttgtgagcgctgcattgttgctaggtatgtggcaaagtaatacatggagatctttggttacagtgcattatcgtcttataatgtcactcataaaacgtctctcagccaatcacaatgtagggttgaaactaactgtggtataatatatattattacataagaatattatatttaactcgaaccaaacaaataaataaaacagccttggacactatatagacaaaagtaggACTAGACTTACTACTAGATTTTggtgcattgctgtgaggatttgtttgCAGAACCTAATAATCATCCCCATATCCTTAGCTAATCCCAAAAATACTGGACAAAGCACCATCAAGCATGGTGACAGTAGGTTCATGTTCATCTGCCCCAAAGTGTTTTATAAGTGTTGCATTAGCAGTACTTCACCACAGGGATTAGACAAGAGGTGCATGCATTTGCACTTctctgtcagcaatgggtgcaattttaaaaagctgaatgcattcattaaaaggccTGTCCACAGCCATTTGGACAGTTTTAGAAGTGCAGTGAAATAGACAGTAGCTGTCAAATTTGACAATTTAGCAGTGGAATAGTAATATTGCAGCATAAATAAAGTTATACACATCACCTGTAGCATCCAGTCCTTCTATCACAACGACTGGAAACCCTATATCCCGCCTGTAGGCCTCCAGCTGTTGGTTGACAATCTCCAGCACTTCCTTTGATTCTGGGATGATGTCCCTGCACTGTGAAAGCCAGAGAAAGAAAGTGTGATATATGATGGAACCATCAGGAACTGCTCACTAGCTAGAGTGTTATACCTCTCAGGTTGTCTGTGTAGGTTTTCAGTCATCCAGGTCATTGAACTCTTGAGTAGCATTGTGGAATTGTGGTTCAGTCTGAGGGATTTATCTGTACAACAAGCTGATTCTGGTATGACATACCAGCACTGAGGAGGCTAGAAGTATGGCTGTATCCTCAGTAATGGTCCATAACATTAAAGATGTGTCCTAAATGTGTCTTCAAAAAGATGGACTGTGAACAATGATCCATTCATACTGTAGAAAAAACTCCTGTTCAGCAGCTTTACTATACTGTGACTAGATATTACTACAAGtgctttttcatatttttaaatgaGGTACTCCTAACAGGGGTataatgctagcgataggggcatagcattgccatCTTGATATTAAGTCACATTTATTCGACTGACAATTAAAAACGAATAGGATAGTTAAACAGATTGCTaaattaattccttggaaatgcaaGAATTCAAGATATTTCTGAAAATATCTCtgtaatattcatgcatttacaTGGAATTCATTTTGcatgcaatctgttcccctatccagACCTATTCATTTGTGCTCATCAATTGATTTATTGTGAATTAATTTTAAAGATGGAGGCACGTGGAGAACTTACTCAAGGTACTGTGTTTAAAacctgtgttttttaataaactacctgtacattttcaaagttctcagtgcttcattttaaatgtaagggCCCTCTCGAAATACTACATATGAATTGTGGAGCTattttaaaaatagtgatttctttgcatgggtaaggctatgcccctatcactagcaaagtttttgtgatatattgcaatatattgtgtttatagtATTGCAAAATATCATGctgctccagaaaaaaataagaaatttaaaaatgatgagtttctttgattaccaaattgaaaacctctgcaatataaccaagaagatgcatgatcacaagccatcaaaccaagctgacctgcttgaatgtttgcaccaggagtggcataaagttatccaaaaacagtgtgtaagactggtggaggagaacatgccaagatgcatgaaaactgtgggttattcctccaaatattgatttctgaactcttaaagctttatgaatgtgaacttttctttgcattatttgaggtctgaaagccctgttttttttaagcattcctcattttttgcaaataaatgccctaaattacagtattttaatttggaatttaggagaaatgttgtcagtagtttatagaataaaacaacaatgttcattttactcaaacacatttttttccagagctgtatattgaatcGAAACACTTGTGAAAATGTGCTTTTACCTCTTCAAGAACCTGGTAGGCATCGTCCAGCCTGTAGAACACAACAGAGTTGATAATATGCAGTGCTGTTGGGTTTTCCTGAGGGGCTGTGACTGGTGTGACATATAGCCTCTGGTTCTCTCCTGCCTCTGTGTCTGTGGTGGGACACCCCCACAGCTCCTGACACCAGTACTGCCCCCCACCATTCTCTTCAGGCTCGTACGAGAACACGGTGAGCGCGTGACTCTGCTTCAGCTCGTTTAACACTCGCTCTGTGGAGCTGGAGGAGGTGGACTCGTCCCGCAGGAAGAATCCCCGGGTGACAGAGTCTTTCACACCGGGCAGGAAAGCGGTCAGCGGTAGGACCCGGCATTCTGGAGGCAGCCGCGAGCTCAGCGCGTTCACGAGCTCGGCGTGACTCCGCGCTCGGTGTACCCTGCCGCCGCCGTGAACGAGCAGAGAGAAGAGGCGCGCGCTCCCGAAAGCGCTGAGCAGCGCGAGTGTGGAGGACAGGCACGAGGGAGCGGAGGGCTCCGCGCGCAGCAGAAAACACAGCGGCTCCGCGCGCGCCTCCAACTCCAGCAGGAAGAGCCGCGAGCAGCCGCGCGCTAACCGAACCgcagacatgctcacacacacatacaccaacaCAGCGGGACAGAGCTGCCTCGCGCTCACtgtttaaacacacatatacacacccccTCACTTACACACCCACACCGCACAGAAATGCAGAGAAACGAAACTGAACGAGAAAACGAAACTAAAGCAGAGCAGCACGTGACCACAACACCGCTCCctcatattaaatacataaaaaaatgattaaataaatacactattcTACCACTTAAAAGTTGGAACACAATTTAAATACAGCGGATTTTAAttattgcattgtagattaataatgaagtcatccaaaatatgaaaaaacatggtattatttagcaaacattaagtgttaaaccaaaatatgtttaatttttttagattctacatatttatgtataattaattgCACTATCTGAGTaatgtaatgttctaatccacattatAGCAATAACTGatcaactaagtaaacaaaaatattgtaaaacataAAGTTCAGTCAACctgaaacatttaaagaactcaAAAAACGTTATGATCAAACTAGCTCTCATCAGAACAGCCCCAGAAAAAAAGACCaatgttgcacaggataagtcgTGAAATTTACTcactattaaatattccacagcctaATGTAAGTGGTATTATAACAAAGTGCATTCAGAGATTACAGTgtcagtgaggtcaggatgttggatattTACCACCACTCCACCTCAACACTCCCAACCCCGACCACATGCCACAAGTATTAGACAGAGTATCAGTTTCTATTCACCATGCAGCCTCAACCAGCTCCGCCGCCCTTTATAGATGAATGCACTCATTTGtacatctatgtcagcaataggtgcagtTTAAGTATTGGACTGTCTGGAGCAGATAATCTATCTATCCTATCTATAAGATaagttaatagagtgcagctgcatgtattttagtctcagtataaaaatACTGCTCTTCTGTATCGACCTTAGTGGGTTGTTCAAGAACACTAGTGaccaaacagcatcatgaagaccaaggaacccaaagagcactgtttaatcgatcatccaaaaaaggaaaatgcattctacaactgcaaacctaccaggAATTGGCTGTccatccaaactgacagatcaagcaaggagagcactggtcagagatgcagccaacaggcccatggtcactctggaggagctgcagaaatccacagctcaggtggaagaatctgtcgacaggatATAAGTGGTGCACTCCACAaacctggcctttatggaagagtggcaagaagaaagccactgctgaaagaaagacataagaagtgctgtttgtacaacaAACATGTGGTAGAAAGTTATGtgatcagatgagaccaatgttgaactttttggcctaaatacaaaatGCTTTGagcggctaaaaaaaaaaacaatgcttatCATcttgaacacaccatccccaaagtgaaacatggtggtggcagcatcatgctgtgggggcgcttttcttcagcagggataAGGAAGATGGTCAGAAATGATGAAAAGATTAATGGaactaaatacagggcaatcctgggaGACAACCTGGAGGCTGcagaagacttgagactgggaaggaaatttaagacaatgactctaaacactaatacagccaaagctacagtggaatggtttaaatcAAAGAATGTCCATGTGTTTGAATGGTCCAGTCAACGTCCTGACCTTAATACCACTCAGCttctgcaatactttgtgttggtctatcacttaaaatcacaataaaatacatttaagtttgtggttgtaaggtgacaaaatgtggaaaagttcaagtgGTATgactacttttgcaagccactgtaccttttgggttttctttggctgtaagccattgtcatcaacaataaaataaatgaacgcttaaaatagatcactctgactgtaatacatctatataatatgagtttcacattttatattcagattttttgagatgcactagtagatatGCTTTGTATGacgataaacaaataaattaatgagTGGCATAAATGTGCAACCTTGCCAAATAAAGGCAAACGGATAcccaagacagacagacagagcaatTTCTAGAGCACACAGCCTGATCGGGTCTCTAGGTTTCGTTTCAGGATTAAAACACGAGTGTGtgtagtgggtgtgtgtgtttagagaggGGGTGTATttgttgtgggtgtgtgttgaTGTGGAATGGTTGACATCCGAAGTGCTATATCAGCTTCTGTGAAACGAACCCAAAGCTCGAGCCGTTTCGGTTTCCATTCTCCTCCGCACAGCATCAGCCGCCCTTTATAAACAGAGAGACGCTCGcgctctccctcacacacacacactcacgcgcgCGCAGTTAGTCAGACAGTCAGCATGCTGCTCGCAAATCAGGTGGCTCTAGTCAGGCTGCTCCTGCAGCTCTGCATCACTAACGTGCACGCGCTGCTCTCTGCTCTGCTCGTACGGATGACCGTGTGGATGGGAGTACGACCCGGACCCGGACCCGGACAGAGCCAGCTGACCCCCAGAGAGCAGCTCAGAG is a genomic window of Astyanax mexicanus isolate ESR-SI-001 chromosome 14, AstMex3_surface, whole genome shotgun sequence containing:
- the cmpk2 gene encoding UMP-CMP kinase 2, mitochondrial, with protein sequence MSAVRLARGCSRLFLLELEARAEPLCFLLRAEPSAPSCLSSTLALLSAFGSARLFSLLVHGGGRVHRARSHAELVNALSSRLPPECRVLPLTAFLPGVKDSVTRGFFLRDESTSSSSTERVLNELKQSHALTVFSYEPEENGGGQYWCQELWGCPTTDTEAGENQRLYVTPVTAPQENPTALHIINSVVFYRLDDAYQVLEECRDIIPESKEVLEIVNQQLEAYRRDIGFPVVVIEGLDATGKTTLTESLQQALGATLLKSPPQCLAAFRQRFDSEPPLIRRAFYALGNYITAAQIARESLQRPVIVDRYWHSTAAYAIATAVSGAVEKLPALGSEIYEWPSDLLRPSLVLLLTVSPRERLRRLQGRGLGQTEEETQLEVNDLFRQKVDEAYKRIQNPACVTVDASPSPDQVLQQVLSLIRNKCHL